One window from the genome of Pseudanabaena yagii GIHE-NHR1 encodes:
- the murC gene encoding UDP-N-acetylmuramate--L-alanine ligase has protein sequence MLNPVDFSGRPFHFVGIGGIGMSAIAYILAKQGFTVSGSDLSSNRITQKLQDLGVKVFKGHHADNIDLANAPQVVCSTAINQQNPEFQVALANGLPILHRSDLLAALIEQFQGISIAGTHGKTTTSSLVGFLLLKAGVDPSIIIGGEVSAWQGNARLGNGKYLVAEADESDGTLVKFLSHIGVITNIELDHPDHYNSLEQVIEIFQAFAKRCEVMIGCLDCPTVKAHIKSDITYSLSDPSADYTVTDVQYTPSDTQAVVIERGQTLGKLSLGLLGKHNLSNALAAIAVARYVGVEWQAIADALPDFVGASRRFEIKGIQDGITFVDDYAHHPSEIIATLASARQQNTNSRVIAIFQPHRYSRTLRFLDEFSQSFGDADVVVVTDIYAASEPNDGKITGEQMAKAIANIRDQVHYQQTLKDVQDFLVENLKSGDLAVFLGAGNLNQVIAPTMQEIATAIKA, from the coding sequence ATGCTGAATCCAGTTGATTTCAGCGGTAGACCGTTTCATTTTGTGGGTATTGGTGGGATCGGCATGTCAGCGATCGCCTATATCTTGGCAAAGCAAGGCTTTACGGTTTCTGGCTCAGATCTTAGTAGCAATCGCATCACTCAAAAACTACAGGATCTCGGTGTCAAGGTCTTTAAAGGGCATCACGCAGACAACATCGATTTGGCAAATGCGCCTCAAGTTGTCTGTTCTACAGCAATCAATCAACAGAATCCCGAATTTCAAGTAGCCCTAGCTAATGGACTGCCAATTTTACATCGTTCAGATTTATTGGCAGCTTTGATCGAGCAGTTTCAAGGTATTTCGATCGCAGGTACTCATGGTAAAACCACAACCAGTAGCTTAGTTGGCTTTTTATTACTTAAAGCTGGAGTTGATCCCAGCATTATTATTGGCGGTGAGGTGAGCGCATGGCAGGGCAATGCGCGGCTCGGCAATGGTAAATATTTGGTCGCCGAGGCTGATGAATCCGACGGCACTCTGGTGAAGTTTTTATCTCATATTGGTGTAATTACTAATATCGAGCTAGATCATCCCGATCACTACAACAGTCTTGAACAGGTAATTGAGATTTTTCAAGCCTTTGCAAAGCGTTGTGAAGTAATGATTGGTTGTCTTGATTGCCCAACAGTCAAAGCTCATATCAAGTCTGATATTACCTATAGCCTGAGCGATCCAAGTGCTGACTATACGGTGACGGATGTGCAGTACACTCCGTCTGATACGCAAGCAGTGGTAATTGAGCGTGGGCAAACCTTAGGCAAACTTTCTTTGGGATTGCTTGGTAAACATAATTTGAGTAATGCTCTAGCGGCGATCGCTGTAGCGCGTTATGTTGGTGTGGAATGGCAAGCGATCGCTGATGCGCTACCTGATTTTGTGGGCGCAAGCAGACGGTTTGAGATTAAGGGTATACAAGATGGGATTACCTTTGTTGATGACTATGCTCATCACCCTAGCGAAATTATTGCTACTCTTGCTTCGGCAAGACAGCAAAATACGAATAGCCGTGTGATTGCCATTTTTCAGCCCCACCGCTATAGTCGCACCCTTAGATTTTTGGATGAGTTTAGTCAGTCCTTTGGTGATGCTGATGTAGTAGTGGTCACAGATATCTACGCAGCAAGTGAACCTAATGATGGCAAGATCACGGGTGAGCAGATGGCAAAAGCGATCGCAAATATCCGCGATCAGGTTCACTACCAGCAAACGCTTAAGGATGTGCAAGACTTTTTAGTGGAAAACCTAAAGTCGGGCGACTTAGCTGTATTTCTCGGTGCTGGTAATCTCAATCAGGTAATTGCCCCCACTATGCAGGAAATAGCAACAGCTATCAAAGCCTGA
- a CDS encoding Crp/Fnr family transcriptional regulator: MSAPFFMGLPDEAVIRATAHMVTRTHPADQVILLENDWGNSVYFILSGWAKIRTYNLDGKEITLNILGFGEMFGEMAPLDQVPRSTDVITLTPTTIGSLPASDFVHLIETEPAAGIHLARLMAKRLRQVNRRLRLREADSTSRVADVLLFLAEGQGTKGTSGVEIPNLPHRELSSLSGLARETVTRVLGKLERKSLIQRIPDRDVLCILNPEGLEALMV, encoded by the coding sequence ATGTCTGCCCCATTTTTTATGGGGTTGCCTGATGAGGCAGTGATAAGGGCCACTGCCCATATGGTTACGCGCACCCATCCAGCCGATCAGGTGATTTTGCTGGAAAATGACTGGGGTAACTCGGTTTACTTTATTTTGAGTGGCTGGGCAAAAATTCGTACCTATAATCTTGATGGCAAAGAAATCACTCTCAACATTCTTGGATTTGGCGAAATGTTTGGTGAGATGGCTCCCCTCGATCAAGTACCACGCTCAACGGATGTGATTACGCTGACACCCACAACAATTGGTAGCCTTCCTGCCTCTGACTTTGTACATTTGATTGAGACAGAACCAGCCGCAGGTATTCATCTGGCAAGGTTAATGGCGAAGCGCTTACGCCAAGTCAATCGTCGTTTACGGTTGCGGGAAGCAGATAGCACTTCACGAGTTGCTGATGTGCTTTTGTTTTTAGCAGAAGGTCAGGGTACTAAGGGGACTAGTGGTGTAGAAATACCCAACTTACCTCATCGCGAACTCAGTAGTTTAAGTGGTTTAGCTAGGGAAACTGTAACTCGTGTACTTGGTAAGCTAGAGCGCAAAAGTTTGATTCAGCGTATCCCCGATCGCGATGTTTTATGTATTCTGAACCCTGAAGGCTTGGAAGCTTTGATGGTTTAA